The sequence below is a genomic window from Lolium perenne isolate Kyuss_39 chromosome 4, Kyuss_2.0, whole genome shotgun sequence.
GATAAGGAGTTCTCAACTTCTCATAGTCACAGACGCATATCCAGCTAGTCACTATGGAATACCGAGTAATACTACTAGTGTAGTAGAAGCAAGAACACATTGCAGCCGATTAATTATCGGGGAAGAAATATCGTAAAGCACTCATATGTGCCTCTCCTGCATATCGCCATCAGTAGCCATATGCATTGTCACGGCATATTTCGCTACGATCGACCCGTATACTGAATTACTGATCACTCTCGCTGACCAATCGGAAAAGCCGGCCAACTCCGCGCGCCGTCCGATCAGCAGTAGGCGATGCACTTGGTCTTGCAGTCGACGGTGCAGCCGcccccgcctcctccgccgccccagCCCTTGCCGGAGCCGCTGTAGGACTTGTAGCACTTCTTGGGGCACGTTAGCTTCTTCTTGTAGCAGGGGCCCTTCTCGGAGCACACGGTGGTGGAGGCCACCACGCCGCCGCGCGAGTACCCGCCGGTCGGCCCGCCGTATCCGCCGCCCCACCCGCCGCCCATGCCCGGAACGTCGAACCCGGGGATGCTGCCGAAGCCCGGGATGGTGGGGATGACGCCGCCCCCGCTGCCGCCCGCACCGCCAACGGCACCTGAGCCGGGCTTGGTGGCCGGCGGCACgtacggcttggccggcttcttgCCGGACGGTGAGGGAACGAATGGCTTGTCCGGCTTCTTGAGGGCCGGCGAGGGCTTTGTCTTGACCTGGGCGCCGTCGCGCGTGGCCAGGGCGGCGGTGGACGCGAGggcgagcaggaggaggagcgccgCGACGCGGCGAATGCCGTCCGTGGCCATGCCCTGTGAGCTGCTGTTCCGGGTCGCCTTTGCTTTGTTGCTGCGTTGGTGGTGTGGCACCATGTGGGTTTCTCAGGGTTGCTATTAAGTAGGGGAGGAGACGATCTGCGCTGCGCGAACGAGAGCGATGGATGAGCGAGGTCGTGGCTCGCGAGATGTGCGCATTAAAGCCAGATTTGGACGTGTGAGGAGGATGATTCAGATGAAGGAGATGGTGGGGAGGTTGGGGCACTCACAGAAGGAACAGTGCTACAGCAGTGTGGTTTCAGTGGAGTTATGATCGCCGCCACGATGCGCTGCAACCTGCGCTGCCTGCCGGCTGCCACACGCGGTTTCGCGCCACCCGCTTGATTCGAATCCAAGCCATTCATCGTCCCTGATGTGCTGTCTTTGCTTGACAAAATCGGACGCTTGGTCGATCACGTCGCGACCAATGGCAATGGCATGTGCACATTTATGTCCCTCGCAGTCGCAGCCTCGCGACCTTTGCGTCGCCTGCCGCTCCATCCCGGCCACCGGCTCTCGTGTACCACCACCGTACGTACGTGTTCATGTTAGACTCGAAGAGGGAAACGGAGCGTGCAAGTCGCCGACAGAGAACATGGACGAATTGAAGGCCAAGCCAATGATCTGTTCGGAGCGTTATGGACTGCTGCACACAGCGTGATCTCGCAGTCTCAGCACAGGATTCAGCCTTTCAGGTCTTGCCTACATTTATTAGGCTCTCTCTCAACGGAAATTCGTTTCTGATCTCGAGCTTAGATGCTCCCGAACTCTAGACCAATCACGTTTAGCACACTTCAAATCTGTCAGAGTATTCAGCTCCGTATTCACTTCGTAGCTCTGTTTTTTAACGGTGACTGAGCCAGCCGTAATCAATACCGGCTGCTACTGTGATCACGTGCACAGTCGCGCGTGTGGCTATAGTAGGAAAATACAGCCCACACTAGTCGAAGTTGACGGAGACCAGTTTGCCTGAAGTGAAGGACACGACGACAAATCTGTAGCCTGTAGCCGAGCTTTCTTGTGCTTCAGCCATGGATTAGGGATACTGTTCACACACAACCTCGCCGCCGACGTCTCTAACCGGGTCAACAATTCCGAGCACCACGTTACCGCCGGAGCGCACCATCAACCAACAAATTCAATGGAGACACCGGATCGATGCCGGCAAGCCGTCCGTCCGCCGGAGACTTTTGTTTTGAACAAGGCCGGAGACTAGGAATAAACAACAAGATCCAAATTCTCCGGGCATCACTGTGTATAGCAACGCCGGTGGCAGATAGAGCCGTGTTTTCCAGCGAGTTAGCTGCCCTGCCGGTCAGAGCAGAAAATTAGAGAAGAAGGCGAGGGGGAGTTCGTGTTATACCTGTACTGGTGGGATCACTCAAAGGTGTATTTTTCTTTGTAACTTGCTTCGTATATCCTGTAGAACTAAAAAAGTGGCACATGTCCCGATAGATTTGCGTGGCCCAGAAAACGAGCTCATCTGAGCTCGGGAGCAAAAACGCTCCTCCCCTCTCTCAAGTCTGAATCTGGATGGACCGGTGAGCTGGACAAGTTCAAGTGGTCAAGCAAATCGTATCTGATCCGTCCTCCGGGAGCCCATGTATATTTCTAGAAGAAGCTCTCAACAATGGACAATGGagtactgtttttttttttttttttgcttcattaATATCTTTTCTGCTCGGCTGATCAACCACATTCGACATTTCTGTCGTG
It includes:
- the LOC127293492 gene encoding uncharacterized protein — protein: MVPHHQRSNKAKATRNSSSQGMATDGIRRVAALLLLLALASTAALATRDGAQVKTKPSPALKKPDKPFVPSPSGKKPAKPYVPPATKPGSGAVGGAGGSGGGVIPTIPGFGSIPGFDVPGMGGGWGGGYGGPTGGYSRGGVVASTTVCSEKGPCYKKKLTCPKKCYKSYSGSGKGWGGGGGGGGCTVDCKTKCIAYC